Proteins from one Rosa chinensis cultivar Old Blush chromosome 7, RchiOBHm-V2, whole genome shotgun sequence genomic window:
- the LOC112180696 gene encoding uncharacterized protein LOC112180696, translated as MVRRLRTNSEADSDSYPIRLSSKARLLASVSALMDIASRLTHKLKAKPMIKTSSLNRPKQLMATISNKAITLMHRKKVAGGGAGPKGGGALEEEEWGDGGVWQRSILMGDKCEPLDFSGVIYYDSKGQQLNGAPLRSPRASPLPGYLERAQKI; from the coding sequence ATGGTCCGTCGGCTCCGAACAAACTCCGAAGCCGACTCGGACAGCTATCCGATACGGCTGAGCTCGAAGGCGAGGTTGCTCGCCTCCGTCTCGGCCCTCATGGACATAGCCAGCCGCCTAACCCATAAGCTCAAGGCCAAGCCTATGATCAAGACGTCGTCGTTGAACAGGCCCAAGCAGCTGATGGCGACCATAAGCAACAAGGCCATCACGCTCATGCACCGGAAGAAggtggccggcggcggtgcgggACCCAAGGGTGGTGGGGCCCTTGAGGAGGAGGAGTGGGGAGACGGCGGGGTGTGGCAGCGGTCGATTCTAATGGGGGACAAGTGCGAGCCGTTGGATTTCTCGGGCGTAATATATTACGATAGTAAGGGGCAGCAGCTGAACGGGGCTCCTCTCAGGTCGCCACGTGCGAGTCCCTTGCCTGGGTACCTGGAGAGGGCTCAGAAAATCTGA
- the LOC112180730 gene encoding uncharacterized protein LOC112180730, whose translation MGLNQVFRFKVRPETRVEGRGGLWPKGNKKNTRKKKKTTRRGCSDWAEWIAQFGLSLYYQSALRQAQIDFNSGFIGLGHQSGGLALNSNRRSCTHCSASSSLLSSGWPWHLWRDYDTLRQLIANE comes from the exons ATGGGGCTCAACCAAGTCTTCAGATTCAAGGTCCGCCCGGAAACAAGAGTTGAAGGAAGAGGTGGTCTCTGGCCAAAGGGCAACAAAAAAAACacgagaaagaagaagaagacgactaGAAGAGGGTGTTCTGACTGGGCCGAATGGATAGCTCAGTTTGGGCTTTCCTTGTACTACCAATCTGCACTCAGGCAGGCCCAAATCGATTTTAATTCG GGTTTTATAGGGTTGGGGCACCAAAGTGGAGGTTTAGCTCTGAATTCTAATAGGAGGTCTTGCACCCATTGCTCTGCGTCTTCTTCTCTGCTATCATCAG GATGGCCGTGGCATCTTTGGAGAGACTACGATACTTTACGACAGCTTATTGCGAACGAATAA
- the LOC112179463 gene encoding protein DELETION OF SUV3 SUPPRESSOR 1(I) — protein sequence MAATEPKAVTEVAKMDLFEDDDEFEEFEINEEWEDKEEGKEVTQQWEDDWDDDDVNDDFSLQLRRELENHTEKKD from the coding sequence ATGGCGGCGACGGAGCCCAAGGCAGTGACTGAGGTCGCCAAGATGGACCTGTTCGAAGACGATGACGAGTTCGAAGAGTTTGAAATCAATGAAGAATGGGAGGACAAAGAGGAAGGCAAGGAAGTGACACAACAGTGGGAGGATGACTGGGATGATGATGACGTTAATGATGACTTCTCTCTGCAGCTGAGGAGGGAACTGGAAAACCACACTGAGAAGAAAGATTAG